Proteins encoded within one genomic window of Methanosarcina barkeri str. Wiesmoor:
- a CDS encoding cobalt-factor II C(20)-methyltransferase has translation MLIGVGLGPGDPELLTLKAVDILKNSDKVYVPGRLAKDLVAPYADAEILEFPMIRDIEVLNSLWKENADRVAEEARRGTVAFGLIGDPNFFSTFSHLKKVMRKHYPDVELATVPGISSITSFAARTDVAVESSFEVSDGSEIGHKIRLKATQPKSIVKQLETEGYKEFIFAEKLFSDKELIIRNKEEIPEKGNYFSIIYGKK, from the coding sequence ATGTTAATCGGAGTAGGACTTGGTCCCGGAGACCCTGAACTTCTGACCCTCAAAGCAGTGGATATTTTGAAAAACAGCGATAAGGTATATGTGCCAGGCCGCCTGGCAAAAGATCTTGTGGCTCCTTATGCAGATGCTGAAATCCTTGAATTTCCCATGATAAGAGATATTGAGGTTCTTAATTCCCTCTGGAAGGAAAATGCTGACAGGGTTGCAGAAGAGGCAAGAAGAGGCACTGTAGCTTTCGGACTTATAGGCGATCCAAACTTTTTCTCTACGTTTTCCCATCTCAAAAAAGTAATGCGCAAGCACTATCCGGATGTTGAACTTGCAACTGTGCCTGGAATAAGTTCAATCACGTCCTTTGCTGCCAGGACCGATGTTGCGGTTGAAAGCTCTTTTGAAGTCAGCGACGGTTCTGAGATCGGACATAAGATTCGCTTGAAGGCTACGCAACCAAAGTCCATAGTTAAACAGCTTGAAACTGAAGGATATAAGGAGTTTATCTTTGCAGAAAAGCTCTTTTCGGACAAAGAGCTTATAATCCGAAATAAAGAAGAAATTCCGGAAAAGGGAAACTACTTCAGTATCATTTACGGAAAGAAATGA
- the cbiT gene encoding precorrin-6Y C5,15-methyltransferase (decarboxylating) subunit CbiT, giving the protein MSEIVSVSGGPTKPEIIAVSLSKLGLRDGDRFADVGCGTGSVSIEAAKLARNLTIYAIDARSEALRATEMNFKNFNIKNARILTGEASDLLSSESFTDNIDCAFVGGTKNIGSVLETLVKKKARSIVVNAVRIETVVRTIEAMKKLGIFDEVVHISVSRSAPIAGETMFKPENPVYIVVGKK; this is encoded by the coding sequence ATGTCCGAAATAGTAAGTGTTAGCGGCGGTCCGACAAAACCTGAAATCATTGCTGTGTCTCTTTCCAAACTCGGGCTGCGTGACGGAGATCGGTTTGCAGATGTAGGTTGCGGTACGGGATCGGTATCGATTGAAGCCGCAAAACTTGCCCGAAACCTCACAATCTATGCGATAGATGCCCGAAGCGAGGCTCTGAGAGCCACTGAAATGAATTTCAAAAATTTTAATATAAAAAATGCCCGGATTTTAACTGGCGAAGCTTCGGATCTCCTGAGTTCGGAAAGTTTTACTGATAATATTGACTGTGCTTTTGTCGGTGGAACAAAAAATATTGGTTCCGTGCTTGAGACCCTTGTTAAGAAAAAAGCTAGGAGTATTGTGGTAAACGCCGTCCGAATAGAAACGGTTGTCAGGACAATTGAGGCAATGAAAAAACTTGGAATTTTTGATGAAGTAGTTCATATTTCGGTTTCGAGAAGTGCACCAATTGCCGGAGAGACGATGTTCAAGCCTGAAAACCCGGTATACATCGTTGTCGGAAAAAAGTAA
- the tnpA gene encoding IS200/IS605-like element ISMba16 family transposase, with product MLELRSFSHGYGQITYHIVLVPKYRYSIFYNKRIKKDCELILSSICMEKGYKIHAMEVVDDHVHLFLEFHPSTSLSEVIQYLKGGSSYRLFKLHPEMRHQYWSGSLWSSGKFYRSVGNVTADTIKHYIKESQGKTKTEAQSQRLKKSGQRRINEF from the coding sequence ATGTTGGAACTACGTAGTTTTAGCCATGGCTATGGTCAGATTACCTACCACATCGTGTTGGTACCTAAATATCGATACAGTATATTCTACAACAAGCGGATTAAAAAGGATTGCGAGTTGATTCTCAGCAGTATTTGCATGGAAAAAGGCTACAAAATTCATGCAATGGAAGTTGTAGATGATCATGTTCACTTGTTTCTAGAGTTTCATCCAAGTACTTCTCTATCAGAGGTAATTCAATACTTGAAAGGAGGAAGTTCTTACAGACTTTTCAAGCTTCATCCTGAAATGAGACACCAGTATTGGAGTGGAAGTCTATGGTCAAGTGGAAAGTTCTATCGATCTGTTGGGAATGTAACTGCTGACACAATCAAGCATTATATTAAGGAATCGCAGGGAAAAACGAAAACAGAAGCTCAATCACAGAGGTTAAAAAAATCCGGGCAACGTAGAATTAATGAGTTCTAA
- a CDS encoding isopropylmalate synthase translates to MKVYESYEDLPKLKLPYGNDVYISDSTIRDGSQMPGIVLSREHKLQIYEYLHEIGIEKLEAFVFNKRDRDAVDLMFDIGYEFPEITGWARASRADIDKILEVDGLEETGILMSVSDTHIFSKMKLSGREEAEEKYLDALQYAVDHGLRTRAHLEDMTRADNYGFVFPLVEKIIEIDPDCIIRVCDTVGYGMPFVSVDEPYGIPRIVQYLKKEIGAKNIETHIHDDYGFGSASSIAGFWHGANWTSVTFLGIGERAGNSEMEKILLFLRDRVEGFEKYNLEPVTRFARFMEKELGLRVPRNKAVVGKNIFAHESGIHAAGVLKNPFNYEPYPPELVGGKRLLLIGDSSGLEVIRYKIQETLNDLLDIETIVEKDDPRLLKIQKEIQKLYDNEERISCISDEELLDYVEKYFLYQPICSPGRTGRGKLNNEEKMADSEDEKLKE, encoded by the coding sequence ATGAAAGTTTACGAATCATATGAAGATCTGCCCAAACTAAAGCTGCCCTATGGAAACGACGTGTACATAAGTGACAGCACTATTCGTGATGGTTCTCAGATGCCGGGAATCGTCCTGAGCAGAGAACACAAGCTTCAAATATATGAGTACCTGCACGAGATCGGAATCGAAAAACTCGAGGCCTTCGTATTCAATAAGAGGGATAGAGATGCGGTAGATTTAATGTTTGATATAGGGTATGAGTTTCCCGAAATCACAGGCTGGGCAAGAGCGTCAAGAGCCGATATTGACAAAATTCTCGAAGTTGATGGGCTGGAAGAAACCGGAATTCTGATGTCTGTATCGGATACGCATATTTTTTCTAAGATGAAACTCTCAGGCAGGGAGGAAGCCGAAGAGAAATATCTGGATGCCCTTCAGTATGCAGTCGACCACGGACTTCGCACACGTGCTCATCTCGAGGATATGACAAGAGCAGACAATTATGGCTTTGTTTTCCCGCTAGTTGAAAAAATTATCGAAATCGACCCTGATTGTATTATCCGGGTCTGTGATACTGTCGGATACGGGATGCCCTTCGTTAGTGTCGATGAGCCTTATGGAATCCCGAGAATTGTACAGTACCTCAAAAAAGAAATCGGGGCAAAAAATATCGAAACCCATATTCATGACGATTACGGATTCGGGTCAGCAAGTTCCATTGCAGGTTTCTGGCACGGGGCTAACTGGACAAGCGTAACTTTCCTGGGTATAGGAGAACGTGCAGGAAACAGCGAAATGGAAAAAATCCTGCTATTCCTGAGAGATAGGGTAGAAGGTTTTGAAAAATATAACCTTGAACCAGTTACTCGCTTTGCAAGATTCATGGAAAAAGAACTGGGACTGCGGGTTCCCAGAAACAAAGCCGTGGTCGGGAAAAATATTTTTGCCCACGAATCTGGAATACATGCTGCCGGTGTCCTTAAAAATCCCTTTAACTATGAACCCTATCCTCCAGAACTGGTAGGAGGAAAGCGGCTCCTGCTTATAGGTGACTCTTCAGGTCTGGAAGTTATCCGTTATAAAATTCAAGAGACCTTAAATGACCTTCTTGATATTGAAACCATTGTGGAAAAAGACGACCCCAGACTTCTGAAAATCCAGAAAGAAATCCAGAAACTCTATGATAATGAAGAAAGAATTTCCTGTATATCAGATGAAGAGCTCCTTGATTATGTTGAAAAATACTTTCTTTACCAGCCTATCTGCAGCCCGGGACGTACAGGTCGAGGTAAATTGAACAACGAAGAAAAGATGGCCGATTCTGAGGATGAAAAATTGAAGGAATGA
- a CDS encoding co-chaperone YbbN, whose amino-acid sequence MKKLVILLIMLAAVIFTAGCTDENQENSTDIQAVQESNGIVEANESEQTNLQEIQEENGIVEANESNTTDQETPEESNVLEVTSLEQINASLEQGPVLVKIGSKHCGPCQAMKPMLEELATEYSGKATIASIDITESPDLEAYFDIGYVPDTSLIVGIKDGDYVYIQEDGAVTKDRFKARIQGQMEKEVYENRINLALLQEGKST is encoded by the coding sequence ATGAAGAAATTAGTTATATTATTGATCATGCTTGCAGCTGTAATCTTTACTGCGGGCTGTACTGATGAGAACCAGGAAAATTCCACCGACATCCAGGCCGTTCAGGAGAGTAATGGCATTGTCGAAGCAAACGAATCTGAACAGACAAACCTTCAGGAAATCCAGGAAGAAAACGGCATTGTCGAAGCAAACGAGTCTAACACCACTGATCAGGAAACTCCGGAAGAAAGTAATGTTCTTGAAGTAACCTCTCTTGAACAGATAAATGCATCCCTTGAGCAGGGACCGGTTCTTGTGAAAATAGGATCTAAACACTGTGGGCCATGCCAGGCTATGAAGCCCATGCTTGAAGAACTGGCAACAGAATACAGTGGGAAAGCTACTATTGCGTCTATAGATATAACCGAGAGTCCTGACCTTGAAGCTTATTTTGATATCGGATACGTCCCTGACACCTCTTTGATCGTGGGTATTAAAGACGGGGACTATGTGTACATTCAAGAGGATGGAGCAGTCACTAAGGATAGATTCAAGGCTAGAATTCAAGGACAAATGGAAAAAGAGGTTTATGAGAATCGTATAAACCTTGCTCTTCTCCAAGAGGGGAAAAGTACATAA
- a CDS encoding precorrin-8X methylmutase: MTTEENANEKVGKLDNLEELTELTVDVNPELVSICKDSGARTEEAKAIYMKSRTMIQELIGNKTPEDRFRQRCVIATGDLSVADIMRFMHDPIPAGVEAIKKGAPIFVDINMVKAGITKAGHKSEIICVLDEDPNAEIANRYGITRTSAGFLAAREKLDGSIIAIGNAPSALIMVCKLVEKGVRPALIIGLPVGFVNAAESKEIVRNLKVPVPSISCVGTRGGTPMAVACVNELVAIARESEDAK; this comes from the coding sequence ATGACTACTGAAGAGAATGCTAATGAAAAGGTAGGGAAACTCGACAATCTTGAAGAACTTACCGAGCTTACGGTTGATGTGAATCCCGAACTCGTAAGCATTTGTAAGGACTCAGGGGCAAGAACCGAAGAAGCAAAAGCCATCTATATGAAAAGCCGGACAATGATCCAGGAACTCATCGGCAACAAAACTCCAGAAGACCGCTTCCGCCAGCGCTGTGTTATTGCTACTGGAGATCTTTCCGTGGCAGATATCATGCGTTTCATGCATGACCCAATCCCTGCAGGCGTGGAAGCAATCAAAAAGGGTGCCCCGATTTTCGTGGATATCAATATGGTAAAAGCCGGAATTACAAAAGCAGGACACAAATCTGAAATTATTTGCGTGCTTGATGAAGACCCGAATGCTGAAATCGCTAACAGGTACGGAATTACGCGCACATCAGCCGGCTTCCTCGCTGCCAGAGAGAAGCTCGATGGGAGTATTATTGCAATCGGAAATGCACCTTCTGCCCTTATTATGGTCTGCAAACTTGTCGAGAAGGGTGTAAGACCAGCTCTTATTATAGGGCTTCCGGTAGGTTTCGTAAATGCAGCTGAATCTAAGGAAATAGTCCGAAACCTGAAAGTTCCTGTACCCTCTATTAGCTGTGTAGGGACAAGGGGCGGAACCCCAATGGCGGTTGCATGCGTAAATGAGCTTGTTGCAATCGCAAGAGAAAGTGAAGACGCGAAATAA
- a CDS encoding Mrp/NBP35 family ATP-binding protein has translation MTDKVQPLEGLSKKPEEPKIVVNLRRIKRKIMIMSGKGGVGKSTVAANLAAGLALRGYKVGLLDCDIHGPTIPTIFGLESQRPDINEEGILPISVLPNLSMMSIGFLLGDKDSPIIWRGPAKMGAIKQFLEDVVWGVLDFLIIDLPPGTGDEPLSVAQLIPNCDGSVLVTTPQDVALISVRKSIIFSEKLNVPIIGLVDNMHGLICPHCGKPIEVFGTGGVEKASKDFDIPILASLPIEPKVAEMEDKGTIVQGLLDHSTEWQNNFEAVVTAVEKTLEEE, from the coding sequence ATGACAGATAAGGTTCAACCACTTGAGGGCTTGTCGAAAAAGCCAGAAGAACCAAAAATAGTAGTCAACCTCAGGCGCATTAAGCGCAAGATCATGATTATGAGCGGAAAAGGAGGAGTAGGGAAAAGTACAGTTGCAGCAAATCTGGCTGCTGGGCTGGCCCTGCGAGGATACAAAGTTGGGCTTCTGGATTGTGATATTCATGGACCAACAATTCCTACGATTTTCGGTTTAGAGTCTCAAAGGCCCGATATTAATGAAGAAGGCATTCTTCCAATCTCGGTACTTCCCAACCTTTCTATGATGTCTATCGGTTTTCTGCTCGGAGACAAAGATTCTCCTATAATCTGGAGAGGGCCTGCCAAAATGGGGGCAATCAAACAGTTCCTTGAAGACGTTGTCTGGGGAGTACTTGATTTCTTGATTATAGACTTGCCACCTGGCACAGGAGACGAACCCCTTAGTGTGGCTCAGCTCATTCCCAATTGCGACGGTTCAGTGCTTGTTACAACTCCACAGGATGTAGCCCTTATCAGTGTCCGAAAGTCAATAATCTTCTCTGAAAAACTTAACGTGCCTATCATAGGGCTTGTCGACAATATGCATGGGCTTATTTGCCCCCACTGCGGCAAGCCAATAGAAGTCTTCGGAACTGGAGGCGTGGAAAAAGCCTCAAAAGACTTCGATATTCCTATTCTTGCCAGCCTCCCTATTGAGCCAAAGGTTGCAGAAATGGAAGATAAAGGCACTATTGTCCAGGGTCTGCTTGACCACAGTACGGAATGGCAGAATAACTTCGAAGCTGTTGTAACTGCAGTAGAAAAAACTCTGGAGGAAGAGTAA
- a CDS encoding isocitrate/isopropylmalate dehydrogenase family protein, protein MSKTAAVIKGDGVGPELVDAMLKVTEAAGTDVEFVMCEAGAGWWEKHGGNSLIPNETWDVLDSSDACFKGPTTTPGGIGSPRSVAVSIRSKYNLYANVRPIKTFPNSSAPLGDVEMICVREGTEGLYIGEEIQLTDDVSIAIRKITRTASHKIASYAFEEAKRRGYDAVVPIHKSNILKLTCGSFLEEVEKVGQNYPDIEIWPYHIDNIAQQLIKNPQIFNKKVLLSTNLFMDVISEECSALVGSIGLIYSANIGDSFAMFEPAHGSAPKYAGQDKVNPVATVLAGAWMLDYLDEKEKSEAIFKATKRVISEGKYVTYDLGGNAKLSQMAGEIAKYTAEILK, encoded by the coding sequence ATGAGTAAAACCGCAGCAGTAATCAAAGGTGACGGGGTAGGCCCCGAGCTTGTAGATGCAATGCTTAAAGTAACAGAAGCCGCCGGCACAGACGTTGAATTTGTTATGTGCGAAGCAGGAGCCGGCTGGTGGGAAAAGCATGGAGGCAATTCCCTTATTCCGAATGAGACCTGGGACGTCCTTGACAGTTCAGATGCCTGTTTTAAAGGGCCGACAACCACACCAGGAGGGATAGGCTCTCCAAGAAGTGTGGCTGTATCTATAAGGAGTAAGTATAATCTTTATGCAAATGTCAGACCAATCAAAACTTTTCCCAATTCAAGCGCCCCTCTTGGAGATGTAGAAATGATTTGTGTGCGCGAGGGCACAGAAGGCCTTTACATTGGAGAGGAAATTCAGCTTACAGATGACGTTTCAATTGCAATCCGTAAAATCACACGCACCGCATCCCACAAGATTGCCAGCTATGCTTTCGAGGAAGCAAAGAGAAGAGGCTATGACGCTGTTGTGCCCATCCATAAGAGCAATATTCTGAAACTTACCTGCGGCTCTTTCTTAGAGGAGGTAGAAAAGGTCGGGCAGAATTATCCAGATATCGAAATCTGGCCCTATCACATTGACAACATTGCCCAGCAACTGATAAAGAACCCGCAGATATTTAATAAAAAGGTTCTTCTTTCTACAAACCTCTTTATGGACGTAATCAGCGAGGAATGCTCGGCCCTGGTAGGCAGTATTGGTCTAATCTACTCTGCCAATATCGGGGATTCTTTTGCAATGTTTGAACCTGCTCACGGGTCAGCTCCAAAATATGCAGGCCAAGACAAGGTTAACCCTGTGGCAACTGTACTTGCAGGAGCATGGATGCTTGATTACCTTGACGAAAAGGAAAAATCCGAAGCAATATTTAAAGCTACAAAACGCGTGATTTCCGAAGGTAAGTATGTAACTTACGATCTCGGAGGCAATGCAAAACTCAGTCAGATGGCTGGCGAGATTGCAAAGTATACGGCAGAAATTCTCAAATAA
- a CDS encoding DUF134 domain-containing protein: protein MKKCRGRPKCPRRVEQTPDITYFKPRGVPLADLAVVSITVEELEALRLVDVEGLKQEDAAVRVGISRRAFWEDLKAARMKIALALSTGKAIEIKGGNYISAESADINEDADT from the coding sequence ATGAAAAAATGCAGAGGAAGACCAAAGTGCCCGAGGCGTGTTGAGCAAACGCCCGACATCACATATTTCAAGCCTAGAGGAGTCCCGTTGGCTGACCTTGCGGTTGTATCCATTACAGTAGAAGAGCTTGAGGCACTGAGACTTGTAGATGTTGAAGGCCTGAAGCAGGAAGATGCAGCCGTCAGAGTAGGAATCTCAAGGAGAGCTTTTTGGGAAGATCTAAAAGCCGCGAGAATGAAAATCGCCCTTGCCCTTAGCACAGGAAAAGCAATAGAGATAAAGGGCGGTAACTATATCAGCGCTGAGAGCGCTGACATTAATGAAGATGCTGATACGTAA
- a CDS encoding cobalamin biosynthesis protein CbiG produces the protein MAAKIAKHLNADLLLYEKGIFEKAFKSYEAIIAVFATGIVVRDIAPLLENKWSDPAVVVVDSNLNFAIPLLGGHHGANEIARKLSELGAVPVLTTATEVHGKPSVEGIANRVGCEIFNKKSTVAVNCALLDQEIEVIEIKGPRIVIVDEDVSVLIRKRQENAEVKDNNKGRQ, from the coding sequence ATTGCAGCGAAGATAGCAAAACACCTGAATGCAGACCTGCTTCTTTACGAAAAGGGCATATTCGAAAAGGCTTTTAAAAGTTATGAGGCAATAATTGCAGTTTTTGCCACGGGCATTGTGGTAAGGGATATTGCTCCGCTTCTCGAGAATAAGTGGTCTGATCCTGCCGTGGTCGTGGTTGATTCAAATCTGAATTTCGCAATCCCCTTGCTTGGGGGCCACCACGGCGCAAATGAAATTGCCCGCAAGCTTTCGGAACTTGGAGCGGTCCCTGTGCTTACAACGGCGACAGAAGTACACGGCAAACCTTCAGTAGAGGGTATTGCTAATAGGGTAGGCTGCGAGATCTTCAACAAAAAATCTACTGTAGCTGTAAACTGTGCCCTCCTTGATCAGGAAATAGAGGTTATCGAAATTAAAGGTCCCAGAATTGTTATTGTAGATGAAGATGTATCCGTGCTGATAAGAAAACGTCAGGAGAATGCAGAAGTCAAAGACAACAATAAAGGTAGACAGTAA
- a CDS encoding cobalamin biosynthesis protein: MIIGIGTRRGITKEEVIEAVKQALDECGLSLEEITAFASSKLKENEQGLLEAGETLGIPVNFLPDEVLNSYSPPSASQASRFGLKGVAEPAALALSEEKQLICRKKIYGRVTIAIAR, encoded by the coding sequence ATGATTATAGGAATAGGAACTCGCAGGGGCATTACGAAAGAAGAGGTTATTGAAGCCGTAAAACAGGCCCTCGATGAGTGCGGCCTGAGCCTGGAAGAAATTACGGCTTTTGCTTCTTCAAAACTTAAGGAAAACGAACAGGGGCTTCTGGAAGCGGGAGAGACTCTCGGCATTCCGGTGAACTTTTTGCCGGATGAAGTGTTGAACAGCTACAGTCCTCCTTCAGCCTCCCAGGCATCCCGGTTTGGATTAAAAGGAGTTGCAGAACCTGCAGCTCTGGCACTTTCTGAAGAAAAACAATTAATTTGCAGGAAGAAAATCTATGGCAGAGTCACAATCGCAATCGCAAGATAA
- a CDS encoding cytochrome c biogenesis CcdA family protein yields the protein MAYEVISPVAAFGAGIISVLSPCILPLLPAVLATSAGKNRLRPLAIVLGVSISFTIMGVATSAFGAVFSAYTDQLKILAEVLILVLGFALLFDISLFNAFSKFPLMGKMGDEGPVSGFLLGLSLGVLWIPCVGPILGSILTMVALEGNAITGALTLLVYSLGFAIPMLLLAYSAHFSSSKIRLISKWDVVFKKGAGTILVLFGLYMIYQNHYQWFV from the coding sequence ATGGCTTATGAAGTTATTTCCCCCGTGGCTGCATTTGGAGCAGGAATTATCAGTGTCCTGTCCCCTTGCATCCTTCCTCTTCTGCCTGCTGTCCTGGCAACATCCGCAGGAAAAAACAGATTGAGACCCCTGGCAATAGTGCTTGGAGTCTCAATATCCTTTACCATAATGGGAGTGGCAACCTCTGCCTTTGGGGCAGTATTTAGCGCATATACAGATCAACTGAAGATTCTGGCAGAGGTCTTGATTCTCGTACTGGGTTTCGCACTACTCTTTGACATAAGCTTATTCAATGCATTTTCAAAGTTTCCCCTTATGGGGAAAATGGGTGATGAAGGACCTGTTTCAGGCTTCTTGCTTGGCCTTTCCCTTGGTGTTCTCTGGATACCTTGCGTCGGACCAATTCTAGGCTCGATTCTGACCATGGTAGCTTTAGAAGGGAATGCTATTACAGGAGCCCTTACCCTTTTAGTTTATTCTCTTGGATTTGCGATACCAATGCTCTTGCTCGCGTACTCAGCCCACTTTTCATCTTCAAAAATCCGGCTTATTTCAAAGTGGGATGTGGTCTTCAAAAAAGGAGCGGGAACAATACTGGTACTTTTCGGGCTTTATATGATCTATCAGAACCATTATCAATGGTTTGTTTAA
- the cobJ gene encoding precorrin-3B C(17)-methyltransferase, producing the protein MAESQSQSQDKATKGKLYIVGIGPGSVEQMTLRARDVILNADYVLGNGTYLDQIASLLSTQEVIRSYMGKEVDRARKAVELAKVANVAMVSGGDTNVYGMAGIVLEVAEHQDLEVDIEILPGVTAILAGASMLGAPVVTDFAVISLSDLLTPWDVIKKRLNLAAEADFVMALYNPKSRKRQSNFSRAIEIIRQYKADSVPVGLVKNALRGDGEDRIVTTLGKVMEYEDWVDMSTTILIGNGDSRIWNSQKKDFIITPRGYQKKYDY; encoded by the coding sequence ATGGCAGAGTCACAATCGCAATCGCAAGATAAGGCAACTAAAGGAAAACTTTACATCGTAGGGATCGGTCCAGGATCTGTAGAACAGATGACGCTCAGAGCCAGAGACGTAATCCTTAATGCCGATTATGTACTCGGAAACGGTACTTACCTGGATCAGATAGCAAGCCTCCTCAGCACCCAGGAAGTAATCCGCAGCTATATGGGTAAAGAGGTAGACAGAGCAAGAAAAGCGGTGGAGCTTGCAAAAGTTGCAAATGTTGCCATGGTAAGTGGCGGCGATACCAACGTATACGGTATGGCAGGCATCGTGCTTGAAGTTGCTGAACATCAAGATCTTGAAGTTGATATAGAGATTCTTCCTGGAGTCACAGCAATTTTAGCCGGCGCAAGCATGCTAGGCGCACCTGTTGTAACAGACTTTGCAGTAATCAGCCTCAGTGACCTCCTGACTCCATGGGATGTGATTAAAAAACGGCTGAATCTTGCTGCAGAAGCCGATTTTGTAATGGCTCTCTACAACCCAAAAAGCCGTAAGAGACAATCCAACTTTTCAAGAGCTATCGAAATTATCCGTCAGTACAAGGCTGATTCCGTACCTGTGGGACTTGTGAAGAACGCTCTGAGGGGTGACGGTGAAGACAGGATAGTAACCACTCTTGGAAAAGTTATGGAATACGAAGATTGGGTGGATATGAGCACCACGATCCTTATTGGAAACGGAGATTCCAGAATATGGAATTCTCAAAAGAAGGACTTCATAATTACTCCCAGGGGGTATCAGAAAAAGTATGACTACTGA
- a CDS encoding cobalt-precorrin-4/precorrin-4 C(11)-methyltransferase, with amino-acid sequence MERKVYFVGAGPGNPKLITVLGREMLEKADLVMYAGSLVNPEVLNYTHGETVDSYGLTLEETTKIIADAVDAGKFVVRLHSGDPSLYGSVIEQMEELRKHDIEVERVAGVSSIFASAAALGTQLTLNGVSDTLIITRPAGKTLEKDLIPELSAYNTTMAIFLGTQKIREIMEKVRCPKDTPVAVVFHASWEDEEIITGTVEDIADKVKDAGIKRSAMIIIGGVVDPKNYRRSYLYGVAQEPL; translated from the coding sequence ATGGAAAGGAAAGTATATTTTGTGGGAGCGGGCCCAGGGAACCCGAAACTCATTACCGTACTTGGGCGTGAAATGCTTGAAAAAGCCGACCTTGTGATGTATGCTGGCTCTCTGGTAAACCCAGAGGTTCTTAATTACACGCATGGAGAAACAGTGGATAGTTATGGGTTAACCCTCGAAGAAACCACTAAAATAATTGCGGACGCTGTAGATGCAGGGAAATTCGTTGTTCGCCTTCACAGCGGAGATCCATCTCTTTACGGTTCAGTCATAGAGCAGATGGAAGAGCTCAGGAAACACGACATAGAAGTCGAAAGAGTTGCGGGGGTTTCCTCGATTTTTGCAAGCGCTGCAGCTCTTGGCACTCAGTTGACTCTTAACGGCGTTTCAGACACTCTAATTATTACCCGCCCTGCCGGAAAAACCCTTGAAAAAGACCTTATCCCCGAGCTTTCTGCCTACAACACTACTATGGCAATTTTCCTTGGTACGCAAAAAATCAGGGAAATTATGGAAAAAGTCCGCTGCCCGAAGGATACGCCTGTTGCGGTAGTATTTCATGCATCCTGGGAGGACGAAGAAATCATCACCGGAACTGTGGAAGATATCGCAGACAAGGTAAAGGATGCAGGGATTAAACGCTCAGCAATGATAATTATTGGTGGGGTTGTTGACCCTAAAAATTACAGGAGGTCCTATCTATACGGAGTAGCCCAGGAACCGTTGTAA